A stretch of the Candidatus Hydrogenedentota bacterium genome encodes the following:
- a CDS encoding exopolysaccharide biosynthesis protein — MAEPTPNPKPRRFKRGSRQKRKRGPSLTEDLKTLLENVRGRTVTFGEILRLFPRRSHTLMLAFCSFPLCLPVPIPVITQSLGLIVFLVAIFLAAGRQPWLPRFLKDRLVPFERLEAVVLRLLALMRRVEWLVHPRLPGISESPAVIRVNAILIAILAAFVSLPLPIPFSNMVAAVPIFLLSVGMLERDGYFVLAGYAFILPCFAFFGGLAWFGREAVEHAMHIWG, encoded by the coding sequence ATGGCTGAACCTACTCCAAACCCGAAACCGCGTCGCTTCAAACGTGGCTCTAGGCAGAAGAGGAAGAGGGGTCCCTCCCTCACGGAGGATCTCAAGACACTGCTCGAGAATGTTAGGGGCAGAACGGTAACCTTTGGCGAAATCCTGCGCCTATTCCCAAGGCGGTCGCACACGCTGATGCTGGCGTTTTGCAGCTTTCCGCTTTGTCTCCCGGTCCCTATACCCGTCATAACGCAGTCTTTGGGGCTGATCGTCTTCCTGGTCGCTATCTTTCTGGCTGCGGGAAGACAGCCGTGGTTGCCGCGATTCTTGAAGGACAGACTCGTGCCCTTTGAGAGGCTTGAAGCCGTGGTTCTGCGCCTTCTTGCCCTAATGCGTCGCGTCGAATGGCTGGTTCATCCACGTTTGCCTGGCATTAGCGAGTCGCCGGCGGTCATTCGCGTCAATGCAATCCTAATTGCCATTCTCGCCGCATTCGTATCGCTCCCACTGCCCATTCCGTTCTCGAACATGGTTGCCGCCGTACCAATCTTTTTGCTCTCCGTAGGCATGCTGGAGCGCGACGGCTATTTTGTCCTGGCGGGATATGCGTTCATCCTGCCCTGTTTCGCGTTCTTTGGGGGCTTGGCGTGGTTTGGCCGCGAAGCAGTCGAACATGCCATGCACATTTGGGGATAG